The following proteins are co-located in the Motilibacter rhizosphaerae genome:
- a CDS encoding HNH endonuclease signature motif containing protein, with the protein MSSSSSPSRDPRSGSARGVALLEKHAAIARLQAEFLTDLAEFDAAGEFVIDNQVTAQAWLRHHTRMDALDARRAVTAARALRDLPQTAHALVAGEISVRHVDELAAGHKRLGAAVMLEAEEMLVPLAKAAAPADVRAGVARVEEAVGADESREEKAQRIHDSRYLLLSTGMDGTVIITGRLDRAHGMLVQKAIRAGSQPNPEPGQQVDPRTAAQRQADALIEIVQTHLGSQPGVTSLRLDTTLVVDLPTLRDELQPGDGHTGIAAILGTAFTAEELRYLTCTADVSVLLTATLSPHARAAAANDERAGTDGAVNLGGLSVTVAPGVPLGLGREARLATRAQLRALWVRDGGCIAPGCRNRRVQAHHVIHWSDGGPTDITNMCLLCSRHHHLLHQGGWQLEPDPDRPGRFRWRPPDGSEPVPATHASDRNPGTTRTFW; encoded by the coding sequence ATGAGCTCGAGCAGCAGCCCGTCGCGCGACCCCAGGTCCGGGTCGGCGCGCGGGGTCGCGCTGCTCGAGAAGCACGCGGCGATCGCCCGGCTGCAGGCCGAGTTCCTCACCGACCTCGCGGAGTTCGACGCCGCCGGTGAGTTCGTCATCGACAACCAGGTCACCGCGCAGGCGTGGCTCCGGCACCACACCCGCATGGACGCGCTCGACGCCCGCCGAGCGGTCACGGCGGCGCGAGCCTTGCGCGACCTCCCGCAGACAGCGCACGCGCTCGTCGCGGGTGAGATCAGCGTGCGGCACGTCGACGAGCTGGCGGCCGGGCACAAGCGGCTCGGCGCAGCCGTGATGCTCGAAGCGGAGGAGATGCTCGTGCCGCTGGCGAAGGCCGCTGCGCCGGCGGACGTCCGGGCCGGGGTCGCTCGGGTGGAGGAGGCGGTCGGCGCCGACGAGTCACGCGAGGAGAAGGCGCAGCGCATCCACGACAGCCGCTACCTGCTGCTCTCCACCGGCATGGACGGCACCGTCATCATCACCGGACGGCTCGACCGCGCGCACGGCATGCTGGTCCAGAAGGCGATCCGCGCCGGATCCCAGCCCAACCCCGAACCCGGCCAGCAGGTCGACCCGCGCACCGCCGCCCAACGCCAGGCCGACGCCCTCATCGAGATCGTCCAGACCCACCTCGGCTCCCAGCCCGGGGTCACCAGCCTGCGCCTCGACACCACCCTCGTCGTCGACCTCCCGACGCTGCGCGACGAGCTGCAGCCCGGCGACGGGCACACCGGCATCGCCGCGATCCTCGGGACGGCGTTCACCGCCGAGGAGCTCCGCTACCTCACCTGCACCGCGGACGTGAGCGTCCTGCTGACCGCGACGCTCAGTCCGCACGCCCGCGCTGCTGCTGCGAACGACGAGCGCGCGGGGACGGATGGTGCCGTCAACCTCGGTGGCCTGTCCGTCACGGTCGCTCCCGGCGTCCCGCTCGGCCTCGGCCGGGAGGCCCGCCTCGCCACCAGAGCCCAACTGAGAGCACTGTGGGTACGCGACGGAGGCTGCATCGCCCCCGGCTGCCGCAACCGCAGAGTCCAAGCCCACCACGTCATCCACTGGTCCGACGGCGGCCCGACCGACATCACCAACATGTGCCTGCTCTGCAGCCGCCACCACCACCTCCTCCACCAAGGAGGCTGGCAGCTCGAACCCGACCCCGACAGACCCGGCCGATTCCGCTGGCGACCACCCGACGGAAGCGAACCCGTACCAGCGACCCACGCGAGCGACCGCAACCCCGGCACCACCAGGACCTTCTGGTGA
- a CDS encoding GNAT family N-acetyltransferase, with product MSRVRLRALVDEDIPVLDGWARDTARRSEFADFGLPPLSHADLLARVAGDPRTGFLVVEEAGRVAGSVSWQAVAYGPNPQSRAWNIGIELDRDFHGRGVGTTAQRLLADMLFATTDAGRVEASTDVENLAEQRALEKAGFRREGVLRGAQWRGGRWHDLVGYARVRAD from the coding sequence GTGAGCCGCGTACGGCTGCGGGCGCTGGTCGACGAGGACATCCCCGTCCTCGACGGGTGGGCGCGGGACACCGCTCGCCGCAGCGAGTTCGCCGACTTCGGCCTCCCGCCGCTGTCGCACGCGGACCTGCTCGCCCGGGTCGCGGGTGACCCGCGCACCGGCTTCCTCGTGGTCGAGGAGGCGGGGCGCGTCGCGGGCTCGGTCTCCTGGCAGGCCGTCGCGTACGGGCCGAACCCGCAGTCCCGCGCGTGGAACATCGGCATCGAGCTCGACCGCGACTTCCACGGCCGCGGCGTCGGCACGACCGCCCAGCGCCTGCTGGCCGACATGCTGTTCGCCACGACGGACGCGGGCCGCGTCGAGGCCTCGACCGACGTCGAGAACCTCGCCGAGCAGCGCGCGCTGGAGAAGGCGGGCTTCCGCCGCGAGGGCGTGCTGCGCGGGGCGCAGTGGCGCGGCGGGCGCTGGCACGACCTGGTCGGCTACGCGCGGGTGCGGGCGGACTGA
- a CDS encoding PH domain-containing protein, with product MTQSGVPEVFRPVTSRPVAIGCWVVCLLLLADVLRRGTWPSAAIATLSLGLLADAALALWWRPEIRADDAGVTLVNPLREVRVPWTAVTAVGGRWSLDVRTTTRRYTAFAAAPRGRPRRSRRGELPQVPESSIAASLATRWERGLGGRDPEGGAHVRWAWEVLVPGVLLVAGIVAVSLA from the coding sequence GTGACGCAGAGCGGGGTCCCCGAGGTCTTCCGGCCCGTCACCTCGCGTCCCGTCGCCATCGGCTGCTGGGTCGTCTGCCTGCTGCTGCTGGCAGATGTGCTGCGCCGCGGCACCTGGCCGTCGGCGGCGATCGCCACCCTCAGTCTGGGGCTGCTGGCCGACGCCGCTCTCGCCCTGTGGTGGCGCCCGGAGATCCGCGCCGACGACGCGGGCGTGACGCTCGTGAACCCGCTGCGCGAGGTGCGGGTCCCCTGGACCGCGGTGACCGCAGTCGGGGGCCGCTGGAGCCTCGACGTGCGCACGACCACCCGCCGCTACACCGCCTTCGCGGCCGCCCCCCGGGGCCGCCCGCGCCGCTCCCGCCGGGGCGAGCTGCCGCAGGTGCCCGAGAGCTCCATCGCCGCGTCGCTCGCGACGCGGTGGGAGCGCGGGCTCGGCGGCCGCGACCCCGAGGGCGGTGCGCACGTGCGGTGGGCGTGGGAGGTGCTGGTGCCGGGCGTGCTGCTCGTCGCCGGCATCGTCGCGGTGTCGCTGGCGTGA
- the deoC gene encoding deoxyribose-phosphate aldolase has translation MPLLPDADALDAATGSASGLRRFLLGLPGVDQVGAEARASALAARSVKADAKRQALDLAVSCIDLTTLEGADSPGKVRSLCAKARVPDASDPTCPRPAAVCIYGDLVPVAVEALKGTGIAVAAVATAFPSGRASLEVKLADVRDAVAAGADEIDMVIDRGAFLAGQYAQVLDEVRAVKEACGRAHLKVILETGELATLDNVRRASWLAMMGGADFIKTSTGKISPAATLPVALVMLEAVRDWYAATGHRIGFKPAGGIRTSKDAIKHLVLVHETVGDDWLDPSLYRIGASTLLNDILLQRQKMASGRYAGRDYVTGA, from the coding sequence GTGCCCCTGCTCCCGGACGCCGACGCCCTGGACGCTGCGACCGGCAGCGCCTCCGGGCTCCGCCGCTTCCTCCTGGGCCTCCCCGGGGTCGACCAGGTCGGCGCCGAGGCCCGGGCGAGCGCGCTCGCGGCCCGGTCGGTCAAGGCCGACGCGAAGCGCCAGGCCCTCGACCTCGCCGTCTCCTGCATCGACTTGACGACGCTCGAGGGCGCCGACTCCCCCGGCAAGGTCCGCTCGCTCTGCGCGAAGGCCCGCGTGCCCGACGCGAGCGACCCGACCTGCCCGCGCCCGGCGGCGGTCTGCATCTACGGCGACCTCGTGCCGGTGGCCGTCGAGGCCCTCAAGGGCACGGGCATCGCGGTGGCCGCGGTGGCGACGGCGTTCCCCAGCGGCCGCGCCTCGCTCGAGGTCAAGCTCGCCGACGTGCGCGACGCCGTCGCGGCGGGCGCCGACGAGATCGACATGGTGATCGACCGCGGCGCCTTCCTCGCCGGCCAGTACGCCCAGGTGCTCGACGAGGTCCGCGCGGTCAAGGAGGCCTGCGGGCGTGCGCACCTCAAGGTCATCCTCGAGACCGGCGAGCTCGCCACCCTCGACAACGTCCGCCGCGCCTCCTGGCTCGCGATGATGGGCGGCGCCGACTTCATCAAGACCAGCACCGGCAAGATCTCCCCGGCAGCGACGCTCCCGGTCGCGCTCGTCATGCTCGAGGCGGTCCGCGACTGGTACGCCGCCACCGGCCACCGCATCGGCTTCAAGCCCGCCGGCGGGATCAGGACGAGCAAGGACGCCATCAAGCACCTCGTGCTCGTGCACGAGACGGTCGGCGACGACTGGCTCGACCCCTCGCTCTACCGCATCGGCGCCTCGACCCTGCTCAACGACATCCTGCTGCAGCGGCAGAAGATGGCGTCCGGCCGCTACGCCGGCCGCGACTACGTGACCGGAGCCTGA
- a CDS encoding aldehyde dehydrogenase family protein, with translation MTFDYAPAPESTAVVDIAPSYGLFIGGDFVESLDGSVFDTVNPATEEVLSKVTQAGTADVDRAVRAARAAYEGVWSHLPGRERGKYLFRIARILQERAREFAVLESIDNGKPIKESRDVDIPLAAAHFFYHAGWADKLSYAGHGPAPKPLGVVGQVIPWNFPLLMLAWKIAPALACGNTVVLKPAETTPLTALLFADVCRQADLPAGVVNIITGDGDTGRALVEHPGIDKVAFTGSTEVGKAIARAVAGTPKRVTLELGGKAANIVFDDAPIDQAVEGIVNGIFFNQGHVCCAGSRLLVQESVAEEVLVALRRRLLTLRVGDPLDKNTDVGAINSAAQLSRICEISDSGDAEGAVRWSPPFSQPDKGFWFPPTVFTEVAPAHRIAREEVFGPVLAVLTFRTPDEAIEKANNTPYGLSAGVWTEKGSRILWAADRLRAGVVWANTFNRFDPTSPFGGFKESGWGREGGRHGLEGYLR, from the coding sequence GTGACCTTCGACTACGCCCCCGCGCCCGAGTCGACGGCGGTCGTCGACATCGCACCGTCCTACGGCCTATTCATCGGCGGGGACTTCGTGGAGTCCTTGGACGGCAGCGTCTTCGACACGGTGAACCCCGCTACGGAGGAGGTGCTCTCCAAGGTCACCCAGGCGGGGACGGCTGACGTCGACCGCGCCGTGCGCGCCGCGCGCGCGGCGTACGAGGGCGTGTGGTCGCACCTCCCCGGACGCGAGCGCGGGAAGTACCTCTTCCGCATCGCCCGGATCCTGCAGGAGCGCGCGCGGGAATTCGCCGTCCTCGAGTCGATCGACAACGGCAAGCCCATCAAGGAGTCGCGCGACGTCGACATCCCCTTGGCAGCAGCGCACTTCTTCTACCACGCGGGCTGGGCGGACAAGCTGTCCTACGCCGGCCACGGCCCGGCACCGAAGCCGCTCGGCGTCGTCGGGCAGGTCATCCCGTGGAACTTCCCGCTGCTCATGCTGGCCTGGAAGATCGCCCCGGCCCTCGCGTGCGGCAACACCGTCGTGCTGAAGCCCGCGGAGACGACTCCCCTGACAGCACTGCTCTTCGCCGACGTCTGCCGCCAGGCCGACCTCCCGGCGGGCGTGGTCAACATCATCACCGGTGACGGCGACACCGGGCGCGCCCTCGTCGAGCACCCGGGCATCGACAAGGTCGCGTTCACCGGCTCGACCGAGGTCGGCAAGGCCATCGCCCGCGCGGTCGCCGGCACGCCCAAGCGCGTCACCCTCGAGCTGGGCGGCAAGGCGGCCAACATCGTCTTCGACGACGCGCCCATCGACCAGGCGGTCGAGGGCATCGTCAACGGCATCTTCTTCAACCAGGGCCACGTCTGCTGCGCGGGCAGCCGCCTGCTCGTGCAGGAGTCGGTCGCCGAGGAGGTGCTCGTCGCACTGCGCCGCAGGCTGCTGACCCTGCGGGTGGGCGACCCCCTCGACAAGAACACCGACGTGGGCGCCATCAACTCCGCCGCTCAGCTCAGCCGCATCTGCGAGATCAGCGACAGCGGCGACGCCGAGGGCGCGGTCCGCTGGTCGCCACCGTTCTCCCAGCCGGACAAGGGGTTCTGGTTCCCCCCGACTGTCTTCACCGAGGTCGCGCCGGCGCACCGCATCGCGCGCGAGGAGGTCTTCGGCCCCGTGCTCGCGGTGCTCACGTTCCGCACGCCGGACGAGGCCATCGAGAAGGCCAACAACACGCCCTACGGCCTCTCGGCCGGGGTGTGGACCGAGAAGGGCTCGCGCATCCTCTGGGCCGCCGACCGGCTCCGCGCCGGCGTCGTCTGGGCCAACACCTTCAACCGCTTCGACCCGACGTCGCCCTTCGGCGGCTTCAAGGAGTCCGGCTGGGGCCGCGAGGGCGGCCGCCACGGGCTGGAGGGCTACCTGCGATGA
- a CDS encoding aldehyde dehydrogenase family protein, with protein sequence MSDPVHGSQQHQRLGVRKTYKLYVGGAFPRSESGRSYEVTTPDGHFLANAGLASRKDARDAVTAAHAALPKWSAATAYNRGQVLYRVAEVLEGRRGQFVHTVSASEGIPLDRAESVVDAAIDRWVWYAGWTDKLAQVLGTVNPVAGPYFDFSLPQPSGVVAVVAPQESSLLGLVSVIAPVLVGGGTVVALASERRPLPAVDLAEVLATSDVPGGVVNLLTGRTSEVAPWLASHMDVAGIDLTGAAPGAVADLERAAADNLKRVRRPDPAEDLAAEPGLGRMSAWLETKTVWHPVGT encoded by the coding sequence ATGAGCGACCCCGTCCACGGATCCCAGCAGCACCAGCGGCTCGGCGTGCGCAAGACCTACAAGCTCTACGTCGGCGGCGCGTTCCCCCGCAGCGAGTCCGGCCGCAGCTACGAGGTCACCACGCCCGACGGGCACTTCCTCGCGAACGCCGGGCTCGCTTCCCGCAAGGACGCCCGCGACGCGGTGACCGCCGCCCACGCGGCGCTGCCGAAGTGGTCCGCCGCCACGGCCTACAATCGCGGGCAGGTGCTCTACCGCGTCGCCGAGGTCCTCGAGGGCCGGCGCGGCCAGTTCGTGCACACGGTCTCCGCCTCCGAGGGCATCCCGCTCGACCGCGCGGAGTCCGTCGTCGACGCCGCCATCGACCGCTGGGTCTGGTACGCCGGTTGGACCGACAAGCTCGCCCAGGTCCTCGGCACCGTGAACCCCGTGGCCGGCCCGTACTTCGACTTCTCGCTGCCGCAGCCCTCCGGGGTCGTGGCCGTCGTCGCACCGCAGGAGTCCTCGCTGCTGGGGCTCGTCAGCGTCATCGCCCCCGTCCTCGTCGGTGGCGGGACCGTCGTCGCCCTGGCGAGCGAGCGGCGCCCGCTGCCCGCGGTCGACCTGGCCGAGGTGCTCGCGACCTCCGACGTGCCGGGCGGTGTCGTGAACCTCCTCACCGGGCGCACCTCCGAGGTCGCGCCCTGGCTCGCCTCCCACATGGACGTCGCGGGGATCGACCTCACCGGCGCGGCCCCGGGTGCCGTCGCCGACCTCGAGCGCGCGGCCGCGGACAACCTCAAGCGCGTACGCCGTCCCGACCCCGCCGAGGACCTCGCGGCGGAGCCGGGGCTCGGGCGGATGAGCGCCTGGCTCGAGACGAAGACGGTCTGGCACCCCGTCGGGACCTAG
- a CDS encoding winged helix-turn-helix domain-containing protein, whose protein sequence is MATETVARPVLTHEHPEVVADRATRVVTVAGRAVPDLTYLEFELLAHLLEHTGLVLTRTQLMWAVWGYDVPGGGRTVDVHVSRLRRKLGEPVRSSLVTIRRVGYVYRG, encoded by the coding sequence GTGGCAACCGAGACCGTGGCCCGACCAGTCCTCACCCACGAGCACCCCGAGGTGGTCGCCGACCGGGCCACCCGCGTCGTCACGGTCGCGGGGCGCGCGGTCCCCGACCTCACCTACCTCGAGTTCGAGCTCCTCGCCCACCTGCTCGAGCACACCGGGCTCGTCCTCACCCGTACCCAGCTGATGTGGGCGGTGTGGGGCTACGACGTTCCCGGTGGCGGGCGCACGGTGGACGTCCACGTGAGCCGCCTGCGCCGCAAGCTGGGCGAGCCGGTGCGCAGCTCGCTGGTGACGATCCGCCGCGTGGGGTACGTCTACCGCGGCTAG
- a CDS encoding cryptochrome/photolyase family protein: MERRWLFADQLGPHFLDADDQPVLLVESRAVFARRRFHRQKAHLVLSALRHRAAELGEQARFVRTEGGYRRVLEALGEPVSVCAPTTRGALRLVESLPGVDVLPERGFATTRAEFERWAQGRTTLRMEQFYRDARTRLGLLMEPDGPVGGRWNYDAENREAPPRTDRLDLAPPWLAEEDEIDAEVRADLDRWERDGVVSFVGRDGPRVFPVTRAEAVEALRVFVTQRLASFGPVEDAMLRADEWMAHSLLSPAMNLGLLHPVECARSAERAYRRGEAPLPSVEGYVRQLVGWRDYVFHTYWHFDEDYPDRNALEAYEPLPQWFRDLDADAVEAACLRDVLAGVRDRGWVHHIPRLMVLGGYALQRGWSPQELTAWFHECFVDGYAWVMVANVIGMSQHADGGLMATKPYAAGGAYIDRMSDYCGGCAYSPKVRLGHGACPYTAGYWAFLDRNAERLAGNVRMRQPLAGLARLADREAVVEQERERGSRAP, from the coding sequence ATGGAGCGCCGGTGGCTGTTCGCCGACCAGCTCGGCCCGCACTTCCTCGACGCGGACGATCAGCCCGTGCTGCTCGTGGAGTCGCGGGCCGTCTTCGCGCGGCGCCGCTTCCACCGGCAGAAGGCCCACCTCGTGCTGAGCGCGCTGCGCCACCGCGCGGCGGAGCTCGGCGAGCAGGCGAGGTTCGTGAGGACCGAGGGCGGCTACCGGCGCGTGCTCGAGGCGCTCGGGGAGCCGGTGTCCGTCTGCGCCCCCACGACCCGCGGCGCGCTGCGGCTGGTGGAGTCGCTGCCGGGGGTCGACGTCCTGCCGGAGCGCGGCTTCGCGACCACGCGCGCGGAGTTCGAGCGGTGGGCGCAGGGCCGGACCACCCTGCGGATGGAGCAGTTCTACCGCGACGCCCGTACGCGGCTCGGGCTCCTCATGGAGCCCGACGGCCCGGTCGGCGGGCGGTGGAACTACGACGCCGAGAACCGCGAGGCACCACCGCGTACGGACCGGCTCGACCTCGCGCCGCCGTGGCTCGCCGAGGAGGACGAGATCGACGCCGAGGTGCGCGCCGACCTCGACCGCTGGGAGCGCGACGGCGTCGTCTCGTTCGTCGGCCGGGACGGACCACGCGTCTTCCCCGTCACCCGCGCCGAGGCGGTCGAGGCGCTGCGGGTCTTCGTCACGCAGCGGCTGGCGTCCTTCGGTCCCGTCGAGGACGCGATGCTGCGCGCCGACGAGTGGATGGCGCACTCGCTGCTCTCGCCGGCGATGAACCTCGGGCTGCTGCACCCGGTCGAGTGCGCGCGCTCGGCGGAGCGGGCGTACCGGCGGGGGGAGGCGCCGCTCCCGAGCGTCGAGGGCTACGTCCGCCAGCTCGTCGGCTGGCGCGACTACGTCTTCCACACCTACTGGCACTTCGACGAGGACTACCCCGACCGCAACGCCCTCGAGGCGTACGAACCGCTGCCGCAGTGGTTCCGCGACCTCGACGCCGACGCGGTGGAGGCGGCCTGCCTGCGCGACGTCCTCGCCGGCGTGCGCGACCGAGGGTGGGTGCACCACATCCCGCGGCTCATGGTGCTCGGCGGCTACGCGCTGCAGCGCGGCTGGAGCCCGCAGGAGCTGACCGCGTGGTTCCACGAGTGCTTCGTCGACGGGTACGCGTGGGTGATGGTCGCCAACGTCATCGGCATGTCGCAGCACGCGGACGGCGGGCTCATGGCCACCAAGCCGTACGCCGCGGGCGGGGCGTACATCGACCGGATGAGCGACTACTGCGGCGGTTGCGCGTACTCGCCGAAGGTGCGGCTCGGCCACGGCGCCTGCCCGTACACCGCGGGCTACTGGGCCTTCCTCGACCGCAACGCCGAGCGCCTCGCGGGGAACGTGCGGATGCGCCAGCCGCTCGCCGGCCTGGCGCGGCTGGCGGACCGCGAGGCCGTCGTCGAGCAGGAGCGGGAGCGCGGCTCGCGGGCGCCGTGA
- a CDS encoding VOC family protein, with amino-acid sequence MGVRLAEVVVDCADPLRVAEFWSAVLGWPVRRYDEDGEIYYDLEPPAPGMPELAFVPVSEPKQGKVRIHLDVAPEPGSTRDGEVERLLGLGATRADVGQRGDETWVVLADVEGNEFCVLGPRS; translated from the coding sequence GTGGGCGTCCGGCTGGCCGAGGTCGTCGTCGACTGCGCCGACCCCTTGCGGGTGGCGGAGTTCTGGTCGGCGGTGCTCGGCTGGCCGGTCCGCCGCTACGACGAGGACGGCGAGATCTACTACGACCTCGAGCCGCCTGCTCCGGGGATGCCCGAGCTGGCCTTCGTGCCGGTGAGCGAGCCGAAGCAGGGCAAGGTGCGGATCCACCTCGACGTCGCGCCCGAGCCGGGCTCGACCCGGGACGGGGAGGTCGAGCGCCTGCTCGGGCTCGGCGCGACCCGGGCCGACGTCGGGCAACGCGGCGACGAGACCTGGGTCGTGCTCGCTGACGTCGAGGGCAACGAGTTCTGCGTGCTGGGGCCCCGGAGCTGA
- a CDS encoding DUF4142 domain-containing protein, with product MKARTLVPALATAAVLAAAPAAASAAEVSTQATAAQAKATDAAWLKAAAAYDLAEISAGKLAESKATTAAVAGLGKMFVMDHTKHIAMVRSLAKARGVTLPTTPPADAAKRTAELADAPSGITWDRNWVRFQLSGHRAVYIATGKARLVSRDSGVLNLERMTLPVVKKHYLGLAATYVVIAPPAS from the coding sequence GTGAAGGCTCGTACGCTCGTCCCCGCTCTCGCCACCGCCGCCGTGCTCGCCGCCGCACCCGCCGCCGCCTCCGCTGCCGAGGTCTCCACCCAGGCCACAGCCGCCCAGGCGAAGGCCACGGACGCGGCCTGGCTCAAGGCCGCCGCGGCGTACGACCTCGCGGAGATCTCCGCGGGCAAGCTCGCCGAGAGCAAGGCCACGACAGCTGCGGTCGCGGGTCTCGGCAAGATGTTCGTCATGGACCACACCAAGCACATCGCCATGGTCCGCTCGCTCGCCAAGGCGCGCGGCGTCACGCTCCCCACGACGCCCCCCGCCGACGCGGCGAAGCGCACGGCTGAGCTGGCCGACGCGCCGTCCGGCATCACGTGGGACCGCAACTGGGTCCGCTTCCAGCTCTCCGGCCACCGGGCGGTCTACATCGCGACGGGCAAGGCGCGCCTGGTCTCGCGCGACTCCGGTGTGCTCAACCTCGAGCGCATGACGCTCCCGGTCGTGAAGAAGCACTACCTCGGCCTGGCTGCCACCTACGTCGTCATCGCGCCGCCGGCGTCCTGA